One genomic window of Deltaproteobacteria bacterium CG2_30_66_27 includes the following:
- a CDS encoding pilus assembly protein PilC has product MTKFAWEGKTRGGGSVSGEMEAPSEAFVLAQLRREQIAPLKIRKKGSDLGIRLPWKGEKKVGGKEMAIFTRQFATMIDAGLPLVQCLDILGMQQENPTFKKVILKIKEDVESGSTFADALSKHPMVFNSLFVNLVAAGEVGGMLDTILSRLADYIEKSMKLAKKIKGAMVYPSTILAVAVVVTVVLLVYVIPIFAKMFSDFGQALPGPTQFVLALSDFTRKYFLLVIVFIFLLAAAFKWYYKQETGRRNVDRLLLRLPVVGSLLQRIAVARFSRTLGTMVSSGVPILEGMDIVAKTAGNKIIEEAILKARTSISEGKTIAEPLADSKVFPPMVTQMVAVGEATGALDAMLTKIADFYDDEVDAAVEAMTALLEPILMVFLGVVIGGLVIAMYLPVFKLAGTVG; this is encoded by the coding sequence ATGACGAAATTCGCATGGGAAGGGAAAACCCGCGGGGGGGGATCGGTCTCCGGGGAGATGGAAGCCCCGAGCGAGGCGTTCGTCCTCGCGCAGCTGCGGCGGGAGCAGATCGCGCCCCTGAAGATCCGGAAGAAAGGCTCGGACCTTGGGATCCGGCTCCCCTGGAAGGGGGAGAAGAAGGTCGGCGGGAAGGAGATGGCCATCTTCACCCGCCAGTTCGCCACCATGATCGACGCGGGGCTTCCCCTCGTCCAATGCCTCGACATCCTCGGGATGCAGCAGGAGAACCCGACGTTCAAGAAGGTGATCCTGAAGATCAAGGAGGACGTGGAGAGCGGCTCCACCTTCGCCGACGCCCTTTCCAAGCACCCGATGGTCTTCAATTCCCTCTTCGTCAACCTCGTCGCCGCGGGAGAGGTGGGCGGGATGCTCGACACGATCCTGTCGCGCCTCGCGGATTACATCGAGAAGTCGATGAAGCTCGCCAAGAAGATCAAGGGGGCGATGGTCTATCCGTCCACGATCCTCGCCGTCGCCGTCGTCGTCACGGTCGTCCTGCTCGTGTACGTCATCCCGATCTTCGCGAAGATGTTCTCCGATTTCGGGCAGGCGCTCCCCGGTCCCACCCAGTTCGTCCTCGCGCTCAGCGACTTCACGCGTAAATATTTCCTGCTCGTCATCGTCTTCATCTTCCTGCTCGCGGCGGCGTTCAAGTGGTACTACAAGCAGGAAACCGGCCGGAGGAACGTCGACCGTCTCCTTCTGCGGCTCCCGGTCGTCGGCTCCCTCCTGCAGCGGATCGCGGTCGCGCGGTTCTCGCGGACCCTCGGGACGATGGTCAGCAGCGGCGTCCCCATCCTCGAGGGCATGGACATCGTGGCGAAAACCGCGGGGAACAAGATCATCGAGGAGGCGATCCTCAAGGCGCGCACGAGCATCAGCGAGGGGAAGACGATCGCGGAACCGCTGGCGGACAGCAAGGTGTTCCCGCCGATGGTGACCCAGATGGTCGCCGTGGGCGAGGCGACGGGCGCCCTCGACGCGATGCTGACCAAGATCGCCGATTTTTACGACGACGAGGTCGACGCGGCCGTCGAGGCGATGACGGCGCTGCTCGAGCCGATCCTGATGGTCTTCCTCGGCGTGGTCATCGGCGGCCTGGTCATCGCGATGTACCTGCCGGTGTTCAAGCTGGCGGGAACCGTCGGGTGA
- a CDS encoding type IV pili twitching motility protein PilT, with the protein MVTMQELLSVMYEKGASDLHITTGIAPTIRVDGRLIPLPHEPLMPPDTKRLCYSVLTEVQKQRFEEEWELDLSFGVKGLSRFRANVYMQRGAVAGAFRTIPFRVRPFEELGLPPHLKELCKKPRGLVLVTGPTGSGKSTTLAAMIDKINNERQEHIITIEDPIEYLHPHKKCLVNQREVNADTQGFKKALKYILRQDPDVVLIGEMRDLETIEAALTVAETGHLVFATLHTNSCVQTINRILDVFPPYQQPQIRAQLSFVLEGVISQILIPRASGNGRVMALEIMIPNPAIRNLIREEKVHQIYSQMQVGQAKFGMQTMNQSLLATYLRREITLDDAVGRSSDPDEFRNLLTNAQSHPQGPGRRA; encoded by the coding sequence ATGGTGACGATGCAGGAACTTCTCAGCGTGATGTACGAGAAGGGGGCGTCCGATCTCCACATCACGACGGGGATCGCGCCGACGATCCGCGTGGACGGCCGCCTGATCCCGTTGCCGCACGAGCCGCTCATGCCGCCGGACACCAAGCGGCTCTGCTACAGCGTCCTGACCGAGGTCCAGAAGCAGCGGTTCGAGGAGGAGTGGGAGCTCGACCTCTCCTTCGGCGTCAAGGGGCTCTCCCGTTTCCGGGCGAACGTCTACATGCAGCGCGGGGCCGTCGCCGGCGCCTTCCGCACCATCCCGTTCCGGGTCCGTCCCTTCGAGGAGCTGGGGCTCCCGCCGCACCTGAAGGAGCTTTGCAAGAAGCCCCGGGGGCTGGTCCTGGTGACCGGGCCGACCGGATCCGGAAAGTCGACCACCCTCGCGGCGATGATCGACAAGATCAACAACGAGCGGCAGGAGCACATCATCACGATCGAGGACCCGATCGAATACCTCCACCCGCACAAGAAGTGCCTCGTGAACCAGCGGGAGGTCAACGCCGACACGCAGGGGTTCAAGAAGGCGCTCAAATACATCCTTCGGCAGGACCCCGACGTCGTCCTCATCGGCGAGATGCGGGACCTGGAGACGATCGAGGCGGCGCTCACCGTCGCCGAGACCGGCCACCTCGTGTTCGCGACCCTCCACACGAACTCGTGCGTCCAGACGATCAACCGGATCCTCGACGTGTTTCCCCCCTACCAGCAGCCGCAGATCCGCGCGCAGCTCTCCTTCGTCCTCGAGGGGGTCATCTCGCAGATCCTCATCCCCAGGGCGAGCGGGAACGGTCGCGTCATGGCCCTCGAGATCATGATTCCGAACCCGGCGATCCGGAACCTGATCCGGGAGGAGAAGGTGCACCAGATCTACTCCCAGATGCAGGTGGGACAGGCGAAGTTCGGGATGCAGACGATGAACCAGTCGCTGCTCGCCACATACCTGCGCAGGGAGATCACGCTGGACGATGCGGTCGGGCGCAGTTCCGACCCCGACGAATTCCGAAATCTGCTGACGAACGCGCAGAGCCACCCCCAGGGACCGGGCCGCAGGGCCTGA
- a CDS encoding L-seryl-tRNA(Sec) selenium transferase, translating to MPDPRGLRSLPSVASLLASDAARALLRSHPRAVVVNALREVVGAARAAVGGDRVPLSREAWTDRILSMLPGEIASRESLPMRRVINASGIVVHTNLGRAPLPGEALAAVQDTARGYSNLEFDLATGERSSRLSHVEGMLRDLTGAECAHIVNNNAAAVLLCLAGHARGREVIVSRGELVEIGGSFRIPDIMAESGARLVEVGTTNRTRLSDYENAVTGQTALLLKVHPSNFSVHGFTEEVRTADLARLGERAGIPVMEDQGSGALIDLAPDGIPGAASLRQALSAGPGIVTASGDKLLGGPQAGIILGKEELVAPLTKHPLSRALRVDKMCLAALSAVLRLYADERRARDRVPVLRMLLEPEERVRARARRLVRAIRACGSELSLGIEGGGTSPGGGALPDTFLPTARVAVSHPRIPEAVLEVRLRRGAPPVVARVGKGKVFLDLRTVRDDEVPELAAAVVSAGKND from the coding sequence ATGCCCGATCCCCGAGGACTCCGCAGCCTCCCGTCCGTCGCGTCCCTGCTGGCGAGCGACGCCGCACGCGCGCTCCTGCGATCCCATCCCCGTGCCGTGGTGGTGAACGCGCTCCGCGAGGTCGTCGGGGCCGCCCGCGCCGCCGTAGGCGGGGACCGGGTTCCGCTCTCGCGCGAGGCGTGGACCGACCGGATTCTCTCGATGCTCCCGGGAGAGATCGCGTCGAGGGAATCCCTCCCGATGCGCCGGGTGATCAACGCCTCCGGGATCGTCGTCCACACCAACCTCGGGCGCGCGCCGCTGCCCGGGGAGGCGCTTGCCGCGGTCCAGGACACCGCCCGGGGGTACTCGAACCTCGAGTTCGACCTCGCGACGGGGGAACGATCCTCCCGCCTCTCCCACGTCGAGGGAATGCTGCGCGACCTGACCGGCGCCGAGTGCGCCCACATCGTCAACAACAACGCCGCCGCGGTGCTGCTCTGTCTCGCGGGCCACGCCCGGGGGCGGGAAGTGATCGTCAGCCGCGGCGAGCTCGTCGAGATCGGCGGGTCGTTCCGGATCCCCGACATCATGGCGGAGAGCGGCGCCCGGCTGGTGGAGGTGGGGACCACGAACCGGACGCGCCTTTCCGATTACGAGAACGCCGTTACGGGGCAGACCGCGCTCCTCCTCAAGGTCCACCCGTCCAACTTCTCCGTTCACGGGTTCACCGAGGAGGTCCGCACCGCCGACCTCGCGCGCCTGGGCGAGCGCGCGGGGATCCCGGTCATGGAGGACCAGGGATCGGGGGCGCTGATCGACCTCGCGCCCGACGGCATCCCCGGCGCGGCGTCCCTGCGGCAGGCCCTGTCCGCCGGCCCGGGGATCGTCACCGCGAGCGGGGACAAGCTCCTCGGGGGACCGCAGGCGGGGATCATCCTCGGAAAGGAAGAGTTGGTGGCGCCGCTTACGAAGCACCCGCTTTCCCGGGCTCTCCGGGTCGACAAGATGTGCCTCGCCGCGCTCTCGGCGGTCCTTCGCCTCTACGCGGACGAGCGCAGGGCGCGGGACCGCGTTCCCGTCCTCCGGATGCTCCTCGAGCCCGAGGAACGGGTGCGGGCCAGGGCGCGCCGTCTCGTGCGGGCGATCCGGGCCTGCGGGTCCGAACTGTCCCTCGGGATCGAGGGGGGCGGGACCTCTCCGGGGGGCGGCGCGCTCCCCGACACCTTCCTCCCGACCGCCCGCGTCGCCGTCTCGCACCCGCGGATCCCGGAAGCGGTCCTCGAAGTGAGGCTGCGCCGGGGGGCGCCTCCCGTGGTCGCCCGGGTCGGGAAGGGGAAGGTGTTTCTCGATCTTCGGACCGTCCGGGACGACGAGGTTCCCGAGCTTGCCGCGGCGGTGGTGAGTGCCGGGAAGAACGATTGA
- a CDS encoding type IV-A pilus assembly ATPase PilB: MSVLANKIGEMLLKGNLITADQLRGALEAQEKTHERIGTVLVKAGFIKEEELLAFLGRQFNLPVVDLSKYEINPEIVRLLPEEMVQKHLALPINRVGSKMIVAVADPSNMAIIDGIGFKTGYSVELVLASERAITAEINKFFDRSMEFKDIISELDEDFEVIKEEEVDTAELERGVDDAPVVKLANYLLTEAIKRRASDIHIEPYEKEFRVRYRVDGVLFEVMRPPLRLRNALSSRLKIMASLDIAERRLPQDGRIKMKIGKGREMDFRVSCLPTIYGEKIVLRLLDKSNLQLDMTKLGFEPPQLVDFNDSIHRPFGMILVTGPTGSGKTTTLYSALVDLNKVADNICTAEDPVEYNFAGINQVQTKEEIGLTFAAALRSFLRQDPDIIMVGEIRDYETAEIAVKAALTGHLVLSTLHTNDAPSTVTRLLNMGIEPFLVSSSLNLIVAQRLARRVCMKCREEIKIPPKALADAGMKPERIRLAKPARGKGCDDCSGTGFRGRVALYEVMPIKEEIKDLVLRGGSALDLQREAVRLGMKTLRQSGLTKLEEGVTTLEEVLRVTAPD, translated from the coding sequence ATGTCCGTACTGGCCAACAAGATCGGAGAGATGCTCCTGAAAGGGAACCTGATCACCGCCGACCAGTTGCGCGGCGCCCTCGAAGCCCAGGAGAAAACGCACGAACGGATCGGAACCGTCCTGGTAAAGGCCGGTTTCATCAAGGAAGAGGAGCTCCTTGCGTTCCTCGGCCGCCAGTTCAACCTCCCCGTCGTCGACCTTTCGAAATACGAGATCAACCCGGAGATCGTCCGCCTCCTCCCCGAGGAGATGGTCCAGAAGCACCTCGCACTTCCGATCAACCGCGTCGGGTCGAAGATGATCGTCGCGGTGGCCGACCCCTCCAACATGGCGATCATCGACGGGATCGGGTTCAAGACGGGGTACTCCGTCGAGCTGGTCCTCGCCTCGGAGCGCGCGATCACGGCCGAGATCAACAAGTTCTTCGACCGATCGATGGAGTTCAAGGACATCATCTCCGAGCTCGACGAGGATTTCGAGGTCATCAAGGAGGAGGAGGTCGACACCGCCGAGCTCGAGCGGGGGGTGGACGACGCTCCGGTCGTGAAGCTGGCGAACTACCTCCTCACCGAGGCGATCAAGCGGCGCGCGTCGGACATCCACATCGAGCCGTACGAGAAGGAGTTCCGCGTCCGGTACCGGGTGGACGGCGTTCTCTTCGAGGTGATGCGCCCCCCGCTGCGGCTGCGCAACGCGCTGTCGTCGCGGCTCAAGATCATGGCTTCCCTCGATATCGCCGAGCGACGCCTTCCCCAGGACGGCCGCATCAAGATGAAGATCGGGAAGGGGCGGGAGATGGACTTCCGCGTCTCCTGCCTCCCGACGATCTACGGCGAGAAGATCGTCCTCCGCCTCCTCGACAAGTCGAACCTGCAGCTCGACATGACCAAGCTGGGATTCGAGCCCCCGCAGCTGGTCGACTTCAACGATTCGATCCACCGCCCCTTCGGCATGATCCTCGTCACCGGGCCCACGGGGTCCGGGAAGACGACGACCCTTTACTCCGCCCTCGTCGACCTCAACAAGGTGGCCGACAACATCTGCACCGCCGAGGACCCGGTGGAGTACAACTTCGCGGGGATCAACCAGGTCCAGACGAAGGAGGAGATCGGCCTCACCTTCGCCGCGGCCCTGCGCTCCTTCCTGCGGCAGGACCCCGACATCATCATGGTGGGGGAGATCCGGGACTACGAGACCGCCGAGATCGCGGTCAAGGCGGCCCTCACCGGGCACCTGGTCCTCTCCACGCTGCACACCAACGACGCCCCCAGCACGGTCACCCGGCTTCTGAACATGGGGATCGAGCCGTTCCTCGTGTCGTCGTCGCTGAACCTCATCGTCGCGCAACGGCTGGCCCGCCGCGTCTGCATGAAATGCCGGGAGGAGATCAAGATCCCCCCGAAGGCGCTCGCGGACGCGGGGATGAAACCCGAGCGGATCCGGCTCGCCAAACCCGCGAGGGGGAAGGGATGCGACGATTGCAGCGGGACCGGGTTCCGCGGGCGAGTCGCCCTGTACGAAGTGATGCCGATCAAGGAGGAGATCAAGGATCTCGTGCTGCGGGGCGGATCGGCGCTCGATCTGCAACGGGAGGCGGTCCGCCTGGGGATGAAGACGCTCCGCCAGTCCGGTCTCACGAAGCTGGAGGAGGGCGTCACGACGCTCGAAGAAGTGCTGCGGGTGACCGCGCCGGATTGA
- a CDS encoding methylenetetrahydrofolate--tRNA-(uracil(54)-C(5))-methyltransferase (FADH(2)-oxidizing) TrmFO, protein MAERSVTVVGAGLAGSEAALRLARAGLAVDLYEMRPAKRTPAHRSGRFAELVCSNSLGSGEPTSGKGLLKEELRILGSALLPIAEASRVPAGKALAVDREEFARRVTEAVRSRPGIRVHEEEVKAIPGDPLVILACGPLASDAIASAIRDVLGDDGFYFYDAISPIVDAGTIDPMASFVADRYGAGTGDYLNLPMDREQYGTFLSALLTAKTVPLRAFEEPRYFEGCMPVEEIGRRGPDTLLFGPLRPVGLRDPRTGRIPHAVVQLRKENAAGTMYNLVGFQTRLTYPEQKRVFSLIPGLSSAGYFRYGSVHRNSFLDARRRLHPWMEFRSRPGLFFAGQITGVEGYVESIASGLVAAVSAERRNAGVDPRPFPRESMIGALMERITTPGPDRAQPMNANFGLLPEVDVRRKRDRKERKAEVALDATRRFAADLP, encoded by the coding sequence ATGGCTGAACGCTCCGTGACGGTCGTTGGCGCGGGACTCGCCGGTTCGGAGGCGGCCCTTCGCCTGGCGCGCGCCGGCCTCGCGGTCGACCTGTACGAGATGCGCCCCGCGAAACGCACCCCCGCGCACCGGTCGGGCCGGTTCGCGGAACTCGTGTGCAGCAACTCCCTCGGCTCCGGGGAGCCGACTTCGGGGAAGGGTCTTCTCAAGGAGGAGCTTCGGATCCTCGGGTCCGCCCTCCTCCCCATCGCGGAGGCATCCCGGGTTCCCGCGGGGAAGGCGCTGGCGGTCGACCGGGAGGAGTTCGCCCGCCGGGTCACGGAGGCGGTCCGCTCCCGACCGGGCATCCGCGTCCACGAGGAGGAAGTGAAGGCGATCCCCGGGGATCCCCTGGTGATCCTGGCCTGCGGGCCCCTCGCGTCGGACGCCATCGCTTCCGCGATTCGCGATGTTCTGGGGGACGACGGGTTCTACTTCTACGACGCCATCTCTCCGATTGTGGACGCCGGGACGATCGATCCCATGGCGTCCTTCGTCGCCGACCGGTACGGCGCGGGGACGGGGGACTATCTCAATCTCCCCATGGACCGGGAACAATACGGGACGTTCCTCTCCGCCCTGTTGACGGCGAAGACGGTGCCGCTGCGCGCGTTCGAGGAGCCGAGGTACTTCGAGGGGTGCATGCCGGTGGAGGAGATCGGGCGACGCGGCCCGGACACCCTCCTGTTCGGTCCGCTGCGGCCCGTCGGCCTGCGGGACCCGCGGACCGGGAGGATTCCCCACGCCGTCGTCCAGCTTCGGAAGGAAAACGCGGCGGGGACGATGTACAATCTGGTCGGTTTCCAGACGCGCCTGACCTACCCGGAGCAGAAGAGGGTCTTCTCGCTGATCCCGGGGCTCTCGTCCGCCGGGTATTTCCGATACGGATCGGTGCACCGCAACAGTTTCCTCGACGCCCGACGGCGCCTCCATCCGTGGATGGAGTTCCGCAGCCGACCCGGACTCTTTTTCGCGGGCCAGATCACGGGGGTCGAGGGATACGTCGAGTCGATCGCGTCCGGGCTGGTCGCGGCGGTTTCCGCGGAGCGCAGGAATGCCGGAGTGGATCCCCGCCCCTTCCCGCGGGAGTCGATGATCGGCGCGCTGATGGAACGGATCACCACGCCGGGGCCGGACCGGGCCCAGCCGATGAACGCCAACTTCGGGCTCCTTCCCGAAGTGGACGTCCGGCGGAAGCGGGACCGGAAGGAGCGGAAGGCCGAGGTCGCGCTCGATGCGACACGCCGCTTCGCCGCCGACCTGCCTTGA
- a CDS encoding HslU--HslV peptidase proteolytic subunit: MTEFRGTTIVAVARGGRVAVAGDGQVTMGNVILKGTAKKIRRLHDGHVIAGFAGSTADAFTLFEKFEAKLSEFRGNLRRAAVELAKDWRTDRVLRRLEALMVVTDGKGLMLLSGTGDVVEPDDGVLGIGSGGSFALAAARALLLHSDLPAGEIAREAVRIASEICVFTNGNVVSEEIEAS, encoded by the coding sequence GTGACGGAGTTCCGGGGAACGACGATCGTCGCCGTCGCTCGCGGGGGGCGGGTCGCCGTCGCCGGGGACGGCCAGGTCACGATGGGGAACGTTATCCTCAAGGGAACCGCGAAGAAGATCCGGCGGCTCCATGACGGGCACGTGATCGCGGGATTCGCCGGGAGCACCGCCGACGCGTTCACGCTGTTCGAGAAGTTCGAGGCGAAGCTATCGGAGTTCCGGGGGAACCTGCGGCGGGCCGCCGTGGAGCTGGCGAAGGATTGGCGCACGGACCGCGTGCTGCGGCGGCTCGAGGCGCTGATGGTGGTGACCGACGGGAAGGGCCTCATGCTCCTGTCGGGGACCGGAGACGTGGTCGAGCCGGACGACGGTGTGCTCGGAATCGGTTCGGGCGGGTCGTTCGCCCTGGCGGCCGCGCGCGCCCTCCTTCTCCATTCGGACCTTCCCGCCGGAGAGATCGCCCGGGAGGCCGTGCGGATCGCCTCGGAGATCTGCGTCTTCACGAACGGGAACGTCGTGTCCGAGGAGATCGAGGCGTCATGA
- a CDS encoding GntR family transcriptional regulator has translation MTLRERIVETIRNAIVNGQLAPGARIAEPELADKFGISRTPIREAFRQLESEGFITVVPRKGAIVASLSPHDIADFYDLKMVLEGYAARCAVKTLKESDLTKMETVNRQIEAASQKKDLRRLLDLHNEFHDIFLRSCGNEKLHAIVQNLVMQFRRFRLILAMPGRIEGSIRQHWEIIDAFRKRDPELAEELVRKNALYGKKLLLRELAKA, from the coding sequence ATGACCCTCCGCGAGCGGATCGTCGAGACGATCCGCAACGCCATCGTCAACGGTCAACTGGCTCCCGGCGCCCGCATCGCGGAGCCGGAACTGGCCGACAAGTTCGGGATCAGCCGGACGCCGATCCGGGAGGCGTTCCGTCAGTTGGAGTCGGAGGGCTTCATCACCGTGGTGCCGCGCAAGGGGGCGATCGTCGCCTCCCTGTCGCCGCACGACATCGCCGACTTCTACGACCTGAAGATGGTCCTCGAGGGGTACGCGGCGCGGTGCGCGGTCAAGACCCTCAAGGAGTCCGACCTGACGAAGATGGAGACGGTCAACCGCCAGATCGAGGCCGCGTCGCAGAAGAAGGACCTTCGCCGGCTGCTCGACCTCCACAACGAGTTCCACGACATCTTCCTGCGCTCGTGCGGGAACGAGAAGCTCCACGCGATCGTGCAGAACCTGGTCATGCAGTTCCGGCGCTTCCGCCTGATCCTCGCCATGCCGGGGAGGATCGAGGGTTCGATCCGGCAGCATTGGGAGATCATCGACGCGTTCCGCAAGCGCGACCCGGAACTCGCCGAGGAGCTCGTGCGCAAGAACGCCCTCTACGGCAAGAAACTCCTTCTCCGGGAACTGGCGAAGGCCTGA
- a CDS encoding HNH endonuclease gives MLNSSVLVLNRGYFPVHVTNARRAFCLLYSGLARAINGQYETFDYPSWSALAVAAGDPSIGIVGRAVRVPRVVVLVAYDRVPRRNVRFSRRNIFVRDRNTCQYCGKPFHSSELNLDHVVPRSQGGKTNWENIVCSCIPCNKRKGGNRPEETGMRLVSAPRTPRWSPEFAFSLRPPIHREWVPFLNVVDFTYWNLELTD, from the coding sequence ATGCTGAACTCCAGCGTCCTCGTCCTCAACCGGGGGTACTTCCCGGTCCACGTCACGAACGCGCGAAGGGCCTTCTGTCTTTTATACTCGGGGCTTGCCCGGGCGATCAACGGGCAGTACGAGACGTTCGACTACCCGTCCTGGAGCGCCCTCGCGGTGGCCGCCGGTGACCCCTCCATCGGCATCGTGGGGAGGGCGGTCCGGGTCCCCCGCGTGGTGGTTCTCGTCGCGTACGACCGGGTTCCGCGCCGCAACGTCCGTTTCAGCCGGCGCAACATCTTCGTCCGGGACCGCAACACCTGCCAGTATTGCGGGAAGCCGTTCCACAGCAGTGAACTCAACCTGGACCACGTGGTGCCCCGCTCCCAGGGGGGAAAGACCAACTGGGAGAACATCGTCTGCAGCTGCATCCCCTGCAACAAGCGGAAAGGCGGGAATCGCCCCGAGGAGACCGGGATGCGGCTGGTCTCCGCCCCCCGGACGCCCCGCTGGTCGCCGGAGTTCGCCTTTTCCCTGCGACCTCCCATCCACCGGGAATGGGTTCCGTTTCTCAACGTGGTCGACTTCACGTATTGGAACCTCGAACTCACGGATTGA
- a CDS encoding HslU--HslV peptidase ATPase subunit — MTRAESEDAGIGALIPREIVAELDRHIVGQAEAKRAVAIALRNRWRRLQVPAELRDEIIPKNIIMVGPTGVGKTEIARRLARLAQAPFVKVEASKFTEVGYVGRDVESMIRDLVEIAVRMVRDEEMEKVADQAKAAAEERLLDLLLPRTPVKEGEAAAGADTGSADTRERFRAMLRAGKLADRTVEVEFKEAVGPVFDLAGLGGGAPEGMEGNLQEMLSGLFPKRTRRKRMRVAEALGFLEKDEAARRVDTERLKRMAVERTEQSGIVFLDEIDKIAGRESLQGPDVSRQGVQRDLLPVVEGSAVHTKHGVVRTDHILFIAAGAFHVNKPSDLIPELQGRFPIRVELSSLSRDDFVRILTEPHGALTRQYEAMLAAEGVRLSFTPEAVLRIAEMACEVNDRTENIGARRLHTVMERLLDDLLFSAPEISGQEVVVTRPYVEERLAGIVKDADLSRYIL, encoded by the coding sequence ATGACACGGGCGGAATCGGAAGACGCCGGGATCGGCGCGTTGATCCCCCGGGAGATCGTCGCCGAGCTCGACCGTCACATCGTCGGGCAGGCGGAGGCGAAGCGGGCGGTCGCGATCGCGCTGCGGAACCGGTGGCGCCGGCTGCAGGTCCCCGCGGAGCTGCGCGACGAGATCATCCCGAAGAACATCATCATGGTCGGGCCGACCGGGGTCGGGAAGACCGAGATCGCGCGGCGGCTGGCCAGGCTGGCGCAGGCGCCCTTCGTCAAGGTGGAGGCGTCGAAGTTCACCGAGGTGGGGTACGTGGGGCGGGACGTCGAGTCGATGATCCGGGATCTCGTCGAGATCGCCGTCCGGATGGTGCGCGACGAGGAGATGGAAAAGGTGGCCGACCAGGCGAAGGCCGCCGCCGAGGAGCGGCTCCTCGACCTGCTGCTTCCTCGAACCCCGGTGAAGGAAGGAGAGGCGGCTGCGGGGGCCGACACCGGGTCGGCGGACACGCGGGAGCGGTTCCGCGCCATGCTTCGCGCGGGGAAGCTCGCGGATCGCACCGTCGAGGTCGAGTTCAAGGAAGCGGTCGGTCCGGTGTTCGACCTCGCGGGACTCGGGGGCGGCGCCCCCGAGGGGATGGAGGGGAACCTCCAGGAAATGCTCTCCGGCCTGTTCCCGAAGCGGACGCGGAGGAAGCGGATGCGGGTCGCCGAGGCGCTCGGTTTCCTCGAGAAGGACGAGGCGGCTCGCCGGGTCGACACGGAGCGCCTGAAACGGATGGCGGTTGAGCGGACCGAGCAGTCGGGGATCGTCTTTCTCGACGAGATCGACAAGATCGCCGGCCGGGAATCGCTTCAGGGCCCCGACGTATCGCGCCAGGGGGTCCAGCGGGACCTGCTGCCGGTCGTCGAGGGGTCCGCCGTCCACACGAAGCACGGCGTCGTGCGGACCGATCACATCCTGTTCATCGCCGCGGGGGCGTTCCACGTGAACAAGCCGTCCGACCTCATCCCGGAGCTGCAGGGGCGGTTTCCGATCCGGGTCGAGCTGTCGTCCCTCTCCAGGGACGATTTCGTGCGGATCCTGACCGAGCCCCACGGCGCACTCACGCGGCAATACGAGGCGATGCTGGCGGCCGAGGGGGTCCGGCTCTCGTTCACGCCCGAGGCGGTGCTGCGGATCGCCGAGATGGCGTGCGAGGTGAACGACCGTACCGAGAACATCGGCGCCCGCCGCCTCCACACGGTCATGGAGCGTCTGCTGGACGACCTCCTGTTCTCGGCTCCGGAGATCTCCGGGCAGGAGGTGGTCGTCACCCGGCCCTATGTCGAGGAGCGGCTCGCGGGGATCGTGAAGGACGCCGACCTCAGCCGGTATATCCTCTGA